The Ruminococcus bovis genome includes a region encoding these proteins:
- a CDS encoding LlsX family protein yields the protein MKKSVKRIIAVAIGFAFAMLLMSVFIYIGYTKAYGLGVETFNVNVLGIPIYDLTKVGSKYVGESKGIYMGLLCGICMLVAFAVEIVIEKVKKK from the coding sequence ATGAAGAAAAGTGTAAAGAGAATTATAGCAGTTGCCATTGGTTTTGCTTTTGCTATGTTACTTATGAGTGTTTTTATATACATTGGTTACACCAAAGCATATGGTTTAGGTGTTGAAACTTTTAATGTAAATGTACTTGGTATTCCAATATATGACTTAACCAAAGTTGGTTCAAAATATGTTGGTGAGTCTAAGGGAATATATATGGGTTTATTATGTGGTATCTGTATGTTAGTTGCATTTGCAGTTGAAATAGTAATTGAAAAAGTAAAGAAAAAATAA